Proteins from a genomic interval of Bacteroidota bacterium:
- a CDS encoding DUF349 domain-containing protein, producing MEQPLQNPENAENIQDENNASIEVTNESTSSTENLPEKSEVTETEINAAPEAIVEQPVVAEEIAEVENAAENHSAANPLTDEPLEEAVVPVALTEEPVTEVADAEFTSEAAAEESAEEKPKAKKSSTKKPAKEHEADEVAALAAEAEKEAEPEPDYATFSKEQLVTVLEETVATADVAKLKNRVSLVKVAFLNIVKEEKKKHFDDFIAEGGVKEEYIPCVEPLEEKFKAAFDIYKEKKGKADKEQEKVKQENLKDKIQILAELKVLVTSEESLKKTYDEFKLLQDRWKNSGPVPREEINNLWQNYHFLTEKFFDKVKINKELKDLDLRKNLELKMQICEKAEELLLDKSITRSFKQLQRYHEEWKEIGPVPQDKKDEIWERFKTVSDKINEQRKEYYEKVSSEQEDNLMAKTALCEKLEAITTSDIMTVNEWKEKTDAVSEIQQLWESLGRAPANSNDHVWTRFRAGMNAFYDHKKEFFSELKDGQTNNYNLKVDLCVQAEALKDNDNWKQTTMALLKLQDEWKKIGPVPRKFSDKIWKRFRGACDEFFKRKAEYFSNVQGMEQENLTKKEELIKQVIDFEILDDKTENLNALKNFQRAFMEVGHVPMDHKDRLHTEFRTAINNLMDKLKISQVEMNTLNFKSRIENLKGGPDSGKMLSKERSSIEVQASRLKSDILLWENNLGFFANSKNASILKEEFEKKIHNAKQELLLLEAKVKMLAKQDNEDRKK from the coding sequence ATGGAACAACCCTTACAGAATCCTGAGAATGCTGAAAACATTCAGGATGAGAACAACGCATCAATTGAAGTAACAAACGAGAGTACTTCTTCTACCGAAAACCTCCCTGAAAAAAGCGAGGTAACCGAAACAGAGATCAATGCAGCACCAGAGGCTATTGTTGAACAGCCGGTCGTTGCAGAAGAGATTGCAGAGGTTGAAAATGCAGCAGAGAACCACTCGGCTGCCAATCCTTTAACCGATGAACCGCTTGAAGAAGCGGTAGTGCCTGTCGCTCTTACGGAAGAACCCGTAACAGAAGTGGCAGATGCTGAATTTACCAGCGAAGCAGCAGCAGAAGAATCGGCCGAAGAAAAACCCAAAGCAAAGAAAAGCAGCACTAAAAAGCCCGCCAAAGAACATGAGGCTGATGAGGTCGCTGCGCTTGCTGCCGAGGCAGAAAAAGAAGCCGAACCGGAACCCGATTATGCAACCTTCTCAAAAGAGCAATTGGTAACAGTACTTGAAGAAACTGTTGCTACCGCCGATGTTGCAAAACTCAAAAACAGGGTGTCGCTGGTTAAGGTGGCTTTTCTGAATATTGTTAAAGAAGAAAAGAAAAAACACTTCGACGACTTCATAGCCGAAGGCGGAGTGAAAGAAGAATATATACCCTGCGTTGAGCCTCTCGAAGAAAAATTCAAGGCGGCTTTTGATATCTATAAAGAGAAAAAAGGAAAAGCCGACAAGGAACAGGAAAAAGTAAAACAGGAAAATCTGAAAGATAAGATTCAGATTCTTGCCGAGCTGAAAGTGCTTGTTACTTCGGAAGAAAGCCTGAAAAAGACTTACGACGAATTTAAACTACTGCAGGACCGCTGGAAAAATTCAGGTCCGGTTCCTCGTGAAGAGATAAATAACCTTTGGCAGAATTACCATTTCCTTACCGAGAAATTCTTTGATAAGGTTAAAATCAACAAGGAACTCAAAGACCTTGACCTGCGCAAAAATCTGGAGCTGAAAATGCAGATATGCGAAAAGGCCGAAGAGTTGTTGCTTGATAAATCCATTACCCGTTCGTTCAAACAGCTGCAGCGTTACCACGAAGAGTGGAAGGAAATAGGTCCGGTTCCTCAGGATAAGAAAGACGAAATCTGGGAACGATTCAAAACCGTAAGCGATAAGATTAACGAGCAGCGTAAGGAATATTACGAAAAAGTATCGTCGGAACAGGAAGATAACCTGATGGCCAAGACAGCGCTTTGCGAAAAGCTTGAAGCCATAACTACTTCCGATATTATGACGGTAAATGAGTGGAAAGAAAAAACCGATGCCGTATCAGAGATTCAGCAGTTGTGGGAATCGCTGGGCCGTGCACCTGCCAACTCCAACGATCATGTATGGACACGCTTCAGAGCAGGGATGAATGCTTTTTATGATCACAAAAAAGAATTTTTCTCGGAGCTTAAAGACGGTCAGACGAACAATTACAATCTTAAAGTGGATCTCTGCGTTCAGGCAGAAGCACTGAAAGATAACGATAACTGGAAACAAACTACCATGGCGCTGCTGAAGCTGCAGGACGAATGGAAAAAGATTGGTCCGGTTCCGCGCAAGTTCTCCGATAAAATATGGAAACGCTTCAGAGGTGCCTGTGATGAGTTTTTCAAGAGAAAGGCAGAATACTTCTCCAATGTTCAGGGCATGGAGCAGGAAAACCTGACGAAAAAAGAAGAGCTCATCAAGCAGGTTATTGACTTTGAAATTCTGGACGATAAAACAGAAAATCTGAACGCACTCAAGAATTTCCAGCGCGCGTTTATGGAAGTCGGTCACGTTCCCATGGATCATAAAGACAGGCTTCATACGGAATTCCGCACAGCCATCAACAACCTGATGGATAAGCTGAAGATATCGCAGGTAGAGATGAACACCCTGAATTTCAAGAGCCGTATAGAAAATCTGAAAGGTGGCCCCGATTCAGGCAAAATGCTCAGCAAAGAACGCAGCAGTATCGAAGTTCAGGCAAGCCGTCTGAAATCGGATATTCTGTTATGGGAAAACAACCTCGGTTTCTTTGCCAACTCCAAAAATGCAAGTATACTGAAAGAAGAATTCGAAAAGAAAATTCATAATGCCAAACAGGAGCTGTTGCTTCTTGAAGCAAAAGTGAAAATGCTTGCAAAGCAGGATAATGAAGACCGGAAGAAGTAA
- a CDS encoding aminotransferase class I/II-fold pyridoxal phosphate-dependent enzyme, translating into MKNDKLKFDSKLVHSGTTDDQYGSAVSPIYQTSTFKFENVEHGAKCFSGEADGYIYSRIGNPTINALESAVALLENGYRGIATSSGMGAISTVYSALLSQGAHLVSHNAVYGPSRGIIENIYSKFGVQASYVDCTDIENIKAAIRPETKFIYIETPANPTMDIMDIAACAELAHAHNIPLVVDNTFCSPYLQRPFDLGADIIVHSMTKFINGHADVVAGMIITRDEKYYTPLRTTMVNLGFNMDPHQAFLVHRGLTTLAIRIERAQQNAIKVAEFLEKHPKVSWVKYPGLKSHPQYELGRKQMSGPGCLISFELKGGLEAGRIMLDNVKLAILAVSLGGVETLIQHPASMTHSKLSQEKRVAAGITDGLVRLSVGIEDCGDLIEDLDQAMKLI; encoded by the coding sequence ATGAAAAACGATAAACTGAAATTCGACTCAAAGCTTGTTCACTCAGGTACTACCGACGACCAGTACGGAAGCGCCGTCAGCCCAATCTATCAAACATCCACGTTTAAGTTCGAGAATGTTGAACATGGAGCAAAATGCTTCAGCGGCGAAGCCGACGGATACATTTACAGCCGTATCGGCAATCCTACCATCAATGCTCTGGAAAGTGCCGTAGCACTGCTCGAGAACGGCTACCGCGGCATTGCCACCTCATCGGGTATGGGTGCCATCAGCACCGTGTATTCCGCACTGCTGAGTCAGGGCGCACATCTGGTAAGCCACAACGCTGTGTATGGTCCTTCGCGCGGTATTATCGAGAATATCTATTCGAAGTTCGGCGTACAGGCATCGTATGTTGATTGTACCGACATCGAGAACATCAAAGCAGCCATTCGCCCCGAGACGAAGTTCATCTATATTGAAACGCCCGCTAACCCTACCATGGACATCATGGATATTGCTGCCTGCGCCGAACTGGCTCATGCACACAACATTCCCCTGGTGGTTGACAATACCTTCTGCAGTCCTTATCTGCAAAGACCTTTCGACCTCGGTGCCGACATCATCGTGCATTCCATGACCAAGTTCATCAACGGACATGCCGACGTGGTTGCCGGTATGATTATTACCCGCGACGAGAAGTATTACACTCCGCTTCGTACTACCATGGTGAACCTCGGTTTCAACATGGATCCGCATCAGGCATTTCTGGTACACCGCGGACTTACCACGCTGGCAATCCGCATAGAGCGTGCACAGCAAAATGCTATAAAGGTGGCCGAATTCCTTGAAAAACACCCGAAGGTATCGTGGGTAAAATATCCCGGACTGAAGTCGCATCCGCAATACGAACTCGGACGCAAACAGATGAGCGGTCCCGGCTGCCTCATCAGCTTTGAACTCAAGGGCGGACTGGAGGCAGGACGCATCATGCTCGACAACGTGAAGCTGGCAATCCTTGCCGTATCGCTGGGCGGTGTTGAAACCCTGATACAGCATCCGGCATCGATGACACATTCCAAGCTTTCGCAGGAAAAGCGCGTTGCAGCAGGCATCACCGACGGTCTTGTACGTCTCTCGGTAGGTATTGAAGACTGCGGCGACCTTATCGAAGACCTCGACCAGGCGATGAAGCTGATTTAA
- a CDS encoding patatin-like phospholipase family protein, whose product MISKIHTFRSLMLGLLLCMLSVISPAQKVALVLSGGGAKGCAHIGVLKALEEYGIPVSCVAGTSMGAIIGGLYASGYSPDEMEKIVTSEEFQNWAWGEIEDKYIYYFKEKPANGSWINFKFNYDSVWQYKLPTNIISPYQVDFGMMYFLATAGAAANNNFDSLFVPYRCVASDIAEKKAVVFSKGYLPEAVRASMTYPFYFKPIRVDGRLLFDGGMYNNFPADVAYNDFNPDIIIGSNVASNSAAPEDGDLINQIQNMLMVNTNYDVVCDNGVMITPRLPHTQEFDFSEADALIQAGYDATVAKMAEIRKSVYDTVKKADVDARRKRFNDKKPPLVFDSIGIDGLNKVQSFYIYKLLLHRSRKINAEDLKVEYFKLLADDKIESIYPKALFNKNKGLFDLNLRINRDKNFLAQFGGIISSGPINGAYLGIEYKNLGASAVTLHLDSYIGRFYSALSFKTRLDFPTALPFYWETSVVLHQWDYFKTTTRFFEDKKPSYLIQNEFDVETSLAFPMHNKGKFEFGGTMARLKDSYYQTNIFVRTDTADRTYFNMFTPFVMVERKTLNEKQYAYSGTNLMAELRYITGKETCDPGSTAIYPQKYSKQHQWFQFRILYDNYFRRVGPLRLGFYGEGMFSTKPLFNNYTASILGTPAFQPTPESKTIFLPNYRAPIYAAAGLKGIVTLYKKIHFRAEGYIFQPWKEIRKNADLTAAYGSPLEDRYFMANAALVYHSPVCPISLSFGYFPGSDDPYSFMFNIGYIIFNRRALD is encoded by the coding sequence ATGATAAGTAAAATACATACTTTCAGAAGCTTGATGCTGGGTTTGTTGCTGTGCATGCTATCGGTTATTTCGCCTGCGCAGAAGGTGGCTCTGGTATTGAGCGGAGGGGGTGCCAAAGGCTGCGCACATATTGGTGTGCTCAAGGCGCTTGAAGAGTATGGAATCCCGGTGAGTTGTGTGGCAGGAACATCAATGGGCGCCATTATTGGTGGCTTATATGCATCGGGGTATTCGCCCGACGAAATGGAGAAGATTGTTACCAGTGAGGAGTTTCAGAACTGGGCATGGGGCGAGATTGAAGACAAATACATTTATTATTTCAAGGAAAAACCCGCCAACGGCTCGTGGATAAATTTCAAGTTTAATTACGACAGTGTATGGCAGTACAAGCTTCCTACCAATATTATTTCACCGTATCAGGTCGATTTCGGAATGATGTACTTTCTGGCTACGGCCGGTGCTGCTGCCAACAATAATTTCGACAGTCTGTTTGTCCCCTACCGCTGTGTGGCGTCTGATATTGCGGAGAAGAAGGCAGTGGTTTTCAGCAAGGGATATCTTCCGGAAGCGGTAAGAGCATCCATGACCTATCCATTTTATTTCAAGCCCATACGTGTAGACGGGAGGCTGCTGTTCGACGGAGGCATGTATAATAACTTCCCTGCCGACGTGGCATACAATGATTTTAATCCTGACATTATTATTGGAAGCAACGTAGCCTCTAATAGCGCTGCGCCCGAGGATGGAGACCTCATCAATCAGATACAGAATATGCTGATGGTGAATACCAATTATGATGTGGTGTGCGATAACGGTGTAATGATAACGCCCAGACTGCCGCATACGCAGGAATTTGATTTCAGCGAAGCCGATGCGCTGATACAGGCAGGTTATGACGCTACGGTAGCGAAGATGGCGGAGATACGCAAATCGGTTTACGATACGGTGAAAAAAGCGGATGTGGATGCCAGGCGCAAACGGTTCAACGATAAAAAACCACCGCTGGTATTCGACAGTATCGGTATCGACGGATTGAACAAGGTACAGTCGTTTTATATTTATAAACTGCTGTTGCACCGCTCGCGGAAGATTAATGCGGAAGACCTGAAAGTTGAGTATTTCAAATTGCTTGCCGATGATAAAATAGAATCCATTTATCCGAAAGCGCTATTCAACAAGAATAAAGGACTTTTTGATTTAAACTTACGGATAAACCGTGATAAGAATTTTCTGGCGCAGTTTGGCGGAATCATTTCGTCGGGACCTATTAACGGTGCCTATCTGGGGATTGAGTACAAGAACCTTGGAGCCTCTGCGGTAACCCTGCACCTCGATTCATATATTGGAAGGTTTTACAGCGCACTTTCGTTCAAGACACGGCTTGATTTCCCGACTGCACTGCCCTTTTATTGGGAAACATCGGTGGTGCTGCATCAGTGGGATTATTTCAAAACCACCACCCGCTTTTTTGAAGATAAGAAGCCGTCATATCTCATCCAGAATGAATTTGATGTGGAAACGAGTCTTGCTTTTCCGATGCACAATAAAGGGAAGTTTGAGTTTGGCGGTACCATGGCACGGCTCAAGGATTCGTATTATCAGACCAATATTTTTGTACGGACAGATACGGCAGACCGCACCTATTTCAACATGTTCACGCCTTTTGTAATGGTGGAGCGCAAAACCCTGAACGAAAAGCAATACGCATACAGTGGCACCAACCTTATGGCAGAACTCAGGTATATAACGGGTAAAGAGACTTGTGATCCGGGCTCTACCGCTATTTACCCTCAAAAGTACAGCAAGCAGCACCAGTGGTTCCAGTTCCGAATTCTGTATGATAATTATTTCAGAAGAGTCGGGCCCCTGCGACTGGGCTTCTATGGCGAAGGCATGTTCTCTACCAAGCCGCTGTTTAACAATTATACAGCAAGCATACTGGGGACTCCGGCCTTTCAGCCCACACCCGAAAGCAAGACCATATTCCTGCCGAACTACCGGGCGCCGATTTACGCTGCGGCAGGATTAAAGGGAATTGTAACGCTTTACAAAAAGATTCATTTCCGTGCCGAAGGCTATATATTTCAGCCATGGAAAGAGATTCGCAAAAATGCTGACCTAACGGCCGCTTACGGCAGTCCTCTTGAAGACAGATACTTCATGGCAAATGCGGCTTTGGTATATCACAGCCCCGTATGCCCGATCAGCCTGAGCTTTGGATATTTCCCGGGAAGCGACGATCCTTATTCCTTTATGTTCAATATCGGATATATAATATTTAATCGCAGAGCTCTCGATTGA